The proteins below are encoded in one region of Ricinus communis isolate WT05 ecotype wild-type chromosome 6, ASM1957865v1, whole genome shotgun sequence:
- the LOC125370262 gene encoding uncharacterized protein LOC125370262: MPKYAKFLKEILSNKRKLEDLGLVTLNEECSAILGALADLGASINLMPTSLFDRLGLSEPKSTRMSIQLAYRTIKIPRSIVVDVLVKVDKFIFPIDFIIMDMEGESTVPLVLGRPFLAISRAVIDICNGKLQLRVDDETITFDLVTSMRQSLDYDDIVYFIDVLDDVVESHMQEILLDDALQVTLQGDKKELSNEQMLEQLTCLLASEPSRSTDPFISLDSLDVQKVKPSIEESQS; the protein is encoded by the exons atgccgaagtatgcaAAATTCTTGAAGGAGATattgagcaacaagaggaagctGGAGGACTTGGGATTGGTGACCCTGAATGAGGAGTGCTCCGCCATTCT TGGTGCTTTAGCTGACTTAGGAGCTAGTATTAACTTGATGCCCACTAGCTTGTTTGATAGACTTGGTTTGAGTGAGCCTAAatccactaggatgagcattcaGCTAGCATATAGGACTATTAAGATTCCTAGGAGTATAGTTGTGGATGTActtgttaaggtagacaagttcatatttcctatTGATTTCATTATcatggatatggagggtgagagTACTGTGCCACTGGTCTTAggtagacctttccttgctATATCTAGGGCTGTTATAGATATTTGTAATGGGAAGCTCCAActtagggtagatgatgaAACTATCACCTTTGACTTAGTGACTTCCATGAGACAATCTTTAGACTATGATgatattgtatattttatagatgtcttggatgatgttgttgagTCTCATATGCAGGAGATTTTGCTTGATGATGCTTTACAGGTTACATTGCAGGGAGATAAGAAGGAGTTGTCTAACGAGCAAATGCTGGAGCAACTCACTTGTTTGCTGGCTAGTGAGCCCAGCCGTTCTACTGACCCATTTATTTCTCTTGACAGCTTAGATGTGCAGAAGGTGAAACCTTCTATTGAGGAATCCCAGTCCTAG